From the Methanothermobacter sp. genome, the window TTCCCTGAGGATTGTAACCCCATCATTGGTGATAACAATGTCTCCAAGTGAGTCAACAAGCATCTTGTCCATTCCCTTGGGACCGAGGGTTGTCCTCACGGTCTCTGCGAGAACCTTACCTGCAAGGATGTTGATTCTCTGAGCTTCCTTTCCAACGTAACGGCTTGTGCCCTGTGGTAATATTAATATGGGCTGCTGTCCCTGTGCCATTTAATCACCTCTTAAATAAGTATGCAATTATCGATGGGTTTAAGGTTCTATAAATAATTTGTGCAGGATGAAAGTTACAGCCCACATTTCAGGTGCTGTGAACTGAAAGAAGAAATTAAAGGTTCCAGTTTTTCCTGCTACTGGTTGGGGAAGATCCTCGGAAGGAATGTCTGGCAGAAGTCAGGTGTCAGCTTTGAGGTCTCATGCTGGATTTTCTCAACAATCTCCTCCTCAAGTTCAGGCGTCTTTGATGCCTCAACAGCAAAGCCCTCAGCGTCAATCCAGACCCTCAGTGACTCCTCACCCATTGTCATCTCAAATTCAACCGTTTTACCCCTCTCGATATCACCGAGTATATCGTCCATGATCTCATCTGAGAGCTTGAGGAGTTTCCTGCCCTCGGGTTCATAGGTGTTCTTTGATGTTAGGATCCTTTTGATCCTTACAGGGGCGCAGCCCTCCTCCCTTATGGTCTTTCGAACCGTCCAGAAGAGGCTAACAACAATTTTTTTCTCAGGGTCATGGCTTCCCTGAAATTTAACGGACTTCATCGGTTACATCTCCTTTATCCTTCTTGCGATTGATTTTCCGATGCTGTAGCAGTGCTCCAGGTCATTCTCGTCCGGGACGTAGTTGACTTCAAGGGTCTCTGCAACCTCAAAGCCTGCGGCGCTGATTTCGTCTTTGAGTGTCCTCACTGAACCTCCACCCCATCCCTTTGATCCGAATACAACTGCCAGCCTCTTAAAGCCTGTCCTATCAAATGTGAGCCCCTTGAGGTAGTACATTATGTCCCCGAGACTCGGAAATGGCCCGTTGAACATTGTGGGGCTTCCAATGAATACAGCCTTACTTTCGAGGATGTTCTTTACGATTTCACTCCTTTCATCCTCGTGGAGGAAGTGCATTGAAACATCCACGTCCCCGGCCATGAGTCCCTCTGCGAGTGCATGTGCAAGCATCCTGGTTGAGTAGTGCATGGTATCATAGATTATGGTGGCCTTGTCCCTGCACTCCCCTGTTGCCCATGCCGTGTATGCCTCTATGATCTTCATGGGCTCTGTCCAGATCTGCCCGTGGGATGGTGCGATCATCCTGATGTTCTCGAGAAGCCCAAGCTCCTTTACCTCACTGAACTTTCTTAGTACAAGGGGTGATAGTGGTGTTAACAGATTGGCATAGAACTTCATGGCGGCGTCCATCAGCACTGCTTCAGGAACGTCCTTGTCGAACCTTCTGCTGATGCAGAGGTGCTGGCCAAAGGCGTCATTTGAGAATAGGATCCCATCCTCACCAAGGAGGGTGAACATGCTGTCTGGCCAGTGGAGCATGGGGGCCTCAAGGAATGTGAGGGTTTTCCCTCCAAGGTCAACGGAGTCCCCTGTTTTCACGGTTTTGAATACAGCTTCATCTGGGAGGGGGTAATGTTCCTTCAGTCCCTCACCGGCCTTTTCTGTGCAGATTATTTCTGACCTGTGGCGCTTCCAGACCTCCAGGATTGAACCGCTGTGGTCCCTCTCTATGTGGTTCTGGATTATGAGGTCTATCCTTTCCTCCCTTCCTTCCCTTTCAAAGGCGTCACTTATCCTTCCAAACATCTGGGGGGATGTTCCAGGGTATGTGTTGTCAATAAGGGCGACCTTATCGTCCCCAAAGACGAGGTACACGTTGTATGTTGTGCCTCCAAGGGTGTAGCCATGGTAGTTCCGTATGTCCCAGTCCATGACACCAACCCAGTAGACACCATCTGCAATCTTTACTGCATCGGCCTTCATTTTATACACCTTGCAGTAATTATGTCCACCATTTTATTAAAATATAGCAGTTTTTTATGGTGGTATATCACTGATAAATTTTTTTGCCTTTAATTCCGGCATCAGTGTAAGGACAGTGTCCAGCTTCATTTTTTCATGCTTCTCATAAATGCCGATCTTATATTTTCATAGTCCCTCCTGTAGAATGGGCAGCTCTCTATGCAGTGGGTGCATCCATCACTGCAGCCGGTGCATCTATCATCAAGTAGCATAACCCTGGATCCGCAGCAGGTCTCAACCTCCACCAGGGCATCCTGTGGACAGGCCATTATGCACCTGCCGCATCTCCTGCAGTAGGAGGGTATCCATTCATGATCCCTGGAGCCATAGGGAAGGTCTGATATTCCTGTGAGGACCGCGGATATCTTCTGGGCCGGGCCTTTGCCAGGGCTTATAAGAAGACCGTTCCTGCCCTTAAAACCGATACCTGCATTCTGTCCAAGGAGGGAGAGGTCTATGAGGCCGCTCATGGGGTGGATGGCCACGGCACCATATCCGTTAATCCTGAGGAAATCAGCCACCCTGAAGGTTAAATCTGCAAGTTTACCGTATAGCCTGTCATTCATCTCCCTCGCCTTTCTGCCTGGGGGAGTCAGTACGAGATCGTCGTCCATGTCCACTGTGAGGACCACGGCATTCCGGTAGGGGGGTTCACCTGCAAGGATAACATCGGGTGTGAGCCTGGCGTAGCCAATGTTTCTAATGCCAAGTGAATGAGCATATTCTTCGAGGCGACCTATGAATTCATCGTCTGCCCTTCCTGATGGATCTTCCGGCTCCGGCACCCTGCATTCATCAGGGTACTCCAGAAATCCACAGCTGCAGCTGCATTCACATTTTTCGCCATTAACTGTAACTGTATCTTCACAGCAGCCACTGGTTCTGTTCTTCATAATTCATCACCATCCATAACAATATTCTTATATTTACATATATGAATATATTGTTATGTCAGAGTATATCTGTCTGAAAATTTCAATCGTCCTCTATTTCATATTCGAATTCCCAGAAGGGGGTTCCACGGGACTCCCTGCCCTCCAGGTGCTCCATCTCATGTGAAACACCATAGGCCCCTGACCCTGTGAATTTAAGGGGCTTCCTGAGCCTCTTCAGTTTAATCTTAAAATCAAGGGGATCAAGCACCGCCCTGAGGATGTAATCACCATCCACCACGACACGGTAGGGCCTCTTCACAAGTTCCCTCTCATTTTTTGAGCCGCACTTCTCGAGCCGGTAAACGGTGCCCTCCTCCCTCACCACCCTGGGGTTCAGGAAGAGGTAAACTATCTCAAGGGTCCGCCCTGTCATTTCATCCTCATCAAAGCGGGTGACCTTCTCCTTCACAGCCATGAAACGCCCGGAGTTCTTCCTGAGGCTCCAGTCACCACCATACCTGATGGAAAAAAGAAGGGGTATGAATGCATCAGGGGGTATCTGAAGCTCCTCTATAACCCTCTTTTCACTGAGGGTGAACCTCAAGAGTTTCCTGATCTCGGAGTCATCCAATATACCACCTGCTCCCTATGGGGTCCTTCTGAGGTTGAAGTCATCTATGGCGCTCTCCACCACCCTGATTATGGCGTCATCAAGTTCATCCTGCGAACCGTCCCTCACAATGGGTATGTTGTCGCAGTAGATGACCTCGAGCCCCGCCTCAAGGGCGTCCTTCGTTGCAACATCAACCGCAGCCGCCTTGAGCTCTGTCAGCATCACATCAGCGTCATCTATGTACCTCTCAATGTCCCGCTGTAGTAGCGGCCTGTTT encodes:
- a CDS encoding FprA family A-type flavoprotein, with product MKADAVKIADGVYWVGVMDWDIRNYHGYTLGGTTYNVYLVFGDDKVALIDNTYPGTSPQMFGRISDAFEREGREERIDLIIQNHIERDHSGSILEVWKRHRSEIICTEKAGEGLKEHYPLPDEAVFKTVKTGDSVDLGGKTLTFLEAPMLHWPDSMFTLLGEDGILFSNDAFGQHLCISRRFDKDVPEAVLMDAAMKFYANLLTPLSPLVLRKFSEVKELGLLENIRMIAPSHGQIWTEPMKIIEAYTAWATGECRDKATIIYDTMHYSTRMLAHALAEGLMAGDVDVSMHFLHEDERSEIVKNILESKAVFIGSPTMFNGPFPSLGDIMYYLKGLTFDRTGFKRLAVVFGSKGWGGGSVRTLKDEISAAGFEVAETLEVNYVPDENDLEHCYSIGKSIARRIKEM
- a CDS encoding 4Fe-4S binding protein, translated to MKNRTSGCCEDTVTVNGEKCECSCSCGFLEYPDECRVPEPEDPSGRADDEFIGRLEEYAHSLGIRNIGYARLTPDVILAGEPPYRNAVVLTVDMDDDLVLTPPGRKAREMNDRLYGKLADLTFRVADFLRINGYGAVAIHPMSGLIDLSLLGQNAGIGFKGRNGLLISPGKGPAQKISAVLTGISDLPYGSRDHEWIPSYCRRCGRCIMACPQDALVEVETCCGSRVMLLDDRCTGCSDGCTHCIESCPFYRRDYENIRSAFMRSMKK
- a CDS encoding RimK/LysX family protein is translated as MDDSEIRKLLRFTLSEKRVIEELQIPPDAFIPLLFSIRYGGDWSLRKNSGRFMAVKEKVTRFDEDEMTGRTLEIVYLFLNPRVVREEGTVYRLEKCGSKNERELVKRPYRVVVDGDYILRAVLDPLDFKIKLKRLRKPLKFTGSGAYGVSHEMEHLEGRESRGTPFWEFEYEIEDD